In Edaphobacter paludis, a single window of DNA contains:
- a CDS encoding carboxymuconolactone decarboxylase family protein: MSEPRLKYADLAPEGMAKMRELEHYLNTGAGLEASLLGLVRLRASLMNGCEYCIHLHTAELRKLNEPAERIDGLAEWRNSDLYTKRERAALAWTEAVTDIQEGHAPDAVYDEVRAHFSDVETVNLTLVITTINAWNRIAISLGAYPGHAGAAVTESMER; encoded by the coding sequence ATGAGTGAACCACGATTGAAGTATGCGGACCTGGCACCCGAAGGCATGGCGAAGATGCGGGAGCTTGAACACTATCTGAATACCGGAGCGGGGCTGGAAGCATCGCTGCTGGGGCTGGTGAGACTGCGGGCTTCGTTGATGAATGGTTGCGAGTATTGCATTCATCTCCACACGGCTGAGCTTCGGAAGCTCAATGAGCCTGCGGAACGGATCGATGGGCTGGCGGAGTGGCGGAATTCAGACCTCTATACGAAGCGGGAGCGGGCGGCGCTGGCGTGGACTGAGGCAGTGACGGACATCCAGGAGGGTCATGCTCCCGATGCGGTGTACGACGAGGTGCGAGCGCACTTCAGCGATGTGGAGACGGTGAATCTTACGCTGGTGATTACGACGATCAATGCCTGGAACCGGATTGCGATCTCGCTGGGAGCATATCCGGGTCATGCGGGCGCAGCAGTAACAGAATCGATGGAGAGATAA